In one Musa acuminata AAA Group cultivar baxijiao chromosome BXJ2-5, Cavendish_Baxijiao_AAA, whole genome shotgun sequence genomic region, the following are encoded:
- the LOC103983984 gene encoding uncharacterized protein LOC103983984, with protein sequence MENHKKSTLRLRLRVTARKKGRELIPGECSDRKRRERECPNSVRKLQRREIGGFPRLARGTATGAPEKFRNIQLQEEFDTYDHNVHWFLKLQFLKKRSKIIEIVAAKDVIFALAQSGLCAAFSRTTNKRICFLNISPDEVIRSLFYNKNNDSLITVSVYASDHFSSLKCRTTPIEYIRRNQLDAGYPLFESESLKWPGFVEFDDVNGKVLTYSAQDGTYKVFDLKNYSFLYSICDKDIQEIKISPGIMLLIYQRTQSHVPLKILSIEDGKVLKSFNHLLHRNKKVDFIEQFNEKLLVKQENENLQILDVRNSNLIEVSRTEFMTPSAFIFLYENHLFLTFRNRTVAVWNFRGELVTSFEDHLLWHPDCNTNNIYITSDQDLIISYCKAEDGCDEEGEVPTVGSINMSNILTGKCIAKICPLDPALQITPRKRGDNSRSTIRSTIREALEDVTALFYDEDRNEIYTGNKQGLIHVWSN encoded by the exons ATGGAGAACCATAAGAAGTCGACGCTGAGGCTCCGGCTCCGGGTGACGGCGAGGAAGAAAGGGAGGGAGTTGATTCCTGGGGAGTGCTCGGACCGGAAGCGCCGGGAGCGGGAGTGCCCCAACTCCGTCAGGAAGCTCCAGCGCCGCGAGATCGGCGGGTTCCCTCGGTTGGCCCGCGGCACCGCGACTGGCGCACCTGAGAAGTTTCGGAATATCCAGCTCCAG GAAGAGTTTGACACCTATGATCACAACGTCCATTGGTTTCTGAAATTACAATTTCTGAAGAAGAGGTCGAAAATTATTGAGATTGTTGCTGCAAAAGATGTAATATTTGCTCTTGCTCAATCAGGTCTTTGTGCCGCTTTTAGTCGAA CAACAAACAAAAGAATATGCTTCTTGAACATAAGCCCTGATGAAGTGATTAGAAGCTTATTTTATAACAAGAATAATGATTCTCTTATCACAGTGTCTGTTTATGCATCAGATCATTTCAGTTCCTTGAAATGCAGGACAACTCCAATAGA ATATATCAGGAGAAATCAGTTAGATGCTGGGTATCCTCTTTTTGAATCTGAATCCCTGAAATGGCCTGGTTTTGTCGAATTTGATGATGTGAATGGCAAAGTACTGACCTATTCAGCCCAGGATGG CACTTACAAAGTTTTTGACCTGAAAAACTATTCGTTTCTGTACTCCATATGCGACAAGGATATACAGGAGATCAAAATAAG CCCTGGCATCATGCTGCTGATATACCAAAGAACTCAGAGCCATGTACCATTAAAAATACTGTCAATTGAAGATGGAAAAGTTTTGAAATCTTTTAATCACTTGTTACATCGCAACAAGAAGGTCGACTTCATTGAACAATTCAATGAGAAGCTCCTGGTCAAGCAAGAAAATGAGAATCTGCAGATTCTTGAT GTGAGGAATTCAAATCTCATTGAAGTTAGCAGGACCGAGTTTATGACACCTTCTGCATTCATCTTCCTCTATGAGAACCACCTTTTCTTGACATTCAGAAATAGGACAGTGGCAGTCTGGAATTTTCGTGGAGAACTTGTCACCTCATTTGAGGACCACCTACTGTGGCACCCAGATTGTAATACCAACAACATTTACATAACCAGCGACCAGGACCTGATAATCTCTTACTGCAAGGCTGAAGATGGATGCGACGAGGAGGGAGAAG TGCCTACTGTCGGTTCTATCAACATGAGCAACATCCTTACTGGTAAGTGCATCGCAAAGATATGTCCACTTGATCCTGCACTCCAGATCACGCCTCGCAAGCGAGGAGACAACAGCCGGTCTACCATCCGGAGCACCATCAGAGAAGCACTCGAGGATGTCACTGCCCTCTTCTACGATGAGGATAGGAATGAGATCTACACCGGCAACAAGCAAGGTTTGATCCACGTCTGGTCTAATTAG
- the LOC103983985 gene encoding 20 kDa chaperonin, chloroplastic yields MASLQLSGPGITAAKRSLTHLDGFRLSSSTFRLSSSVGACGVAVDRRCFRGLVVKASAVVAPKYTSIKPLGDRVLVKINTSEEVTVGGILLPSTAQSKPQAGEEVALGEGRTIGNNKVQVSIETGSQVVYTKYAGTELEFNGSNHIILKEDDVVGILEADDVKDLKPLNDRVLIKVAEAEEKTAGGLLLTEASKEKPSIGTVIAVGPGPLDGEGNRKPLAVSPGSTVLYSKYAGNEFKSADGSLYVVLRASDVMAVLS; encoded by the exons ATGGCGTCGCTGCAGCTTTCTGGACCTGGAATCACCGCCGCCAAGAGGTCTTTGACGCACCTCGATGGGTTCCGCCTTTCGTCATCCACATTCAGGCTTTCTTCCTCCGTAGGAGCTTGTGGAGTTGCAGTTGACCGGAGGTGTTTCCGGGGACTTGTCGTGAAGGCCTCTGCGGTTGTTGCTCCGAAG TACACTTCCATCAAGCCTCTGGGGGATAGAGTGCTGGTTAAGATCAATACATCTGAGGAGGTTACTGTTGGCGGAATATTGCTACCATCAACTGCTCAGTCAAAACCTCAAGCAGGCGAAGAAGTTGCTCTTGGAGAAGGAAGAACCATTGGCAACAACAAAGTTCAAGTCAGTATTGAG ACGGGATCGCAAGTTGTCTACACAAAGTATGCAGGCACAGAATTGGAATTCAATGgatctaatcacatcatcctgaaGGAGGATGACGTTGTAGGTATTCTCGAGGCTGATGACGTCAAGGATCTAAAGCCACTGAATGACCGTGTTCTAATAAAG GTTGCAGAAGCTGAGGAGAAGACTGCTGGTGGTTTGCTCTTGACAGAGGCAAGCAAGGAGAAGCCTTCCATCGGAACG GTTATCGCAGTCGGCCCTGGTCCCCTGGATGGGGAGGGTAACAGGAAGCCATTGGCCGTGAGCCCTGGCAGCACGGTGCTGTACTCCAAGTATGCTGGAAACGAGTTCAAAAGTGCCGATGGCTCCCTTTATGTTGTTCTGAGAGCATCTGATGTGATGGCAGTTCTCTCTTGA
- the LOC103983986 gene encoding ethylene-responsive transcription factor ERF017-like, whose amino-acid sequence MTEREGSGSAGAKRYKGVRRRKWGRWVSEIRLPNSRERIWLGSYESPEKAARAFDAAAVCLRGRRARLNFPDSPPPQIPGGAWRLTHQQIQAAAARHAAAAPGPTQPPTPVDSPAASSPASDGFTAGSDDALDWSFMDPQLLAPLTVDGDFPAPFDDFMYDFSSSVPATPLDVADDHGGVDFGSNSFLWSF is encoded by the coding sequence ATGACGGAGCGTGAGGGCAGCGGATCAGCGGGGGCGAAGCGGTACAAGGGGGTGCGGCGGCGGAAGTGGGGGCGGTGGGTGTCGGAGATCCGGCTCCCCAACAGCCGCGAGCGGATCTGGCTCGGGTCTTACGAATCGCCCGAGAAGGCCGCCCGTGCCTTCGACGCTGCCGCCGTCTGCCTCCGCGGCCGCCGCGCCCGGCTCAACTTCCCCGACTCCCCCCCGCCCCAGATCCCCGGCGGCGCGTGGCGCCTCACCCACCAGCAGATCCAGGCCGCCGCAGCCCGCCACGCCGCCGCGGCCCCTGGGCCGACCCAACCGCCGACTCCAGTTGACTCTCCGGCCGCGAGCTCCCCGGCCTCGGACGGGTTCACGGCGGGGAGCGACGACGCACTCGATTGGTCGTTCATGGACCCGCAGCTGTTGGCTCCACTGACGGTCGACGGCGATTTCCCGGCCCCGTTCGACGACTTCATGTACGACTTCTCCTCGTCGGTGCCAGCGACTCCGCTGGACGTGGCGGACGACCACGGCGGCGTCGACTTCGGGTCCAATTCCTTTCTCTGGAGCTTCTGA